One Danio rerio strain Tuebingen ecotype United States chromosome 9, GRCz12tu, whole genome shotgun sequence genomic region harbors:
- the bzw1b gene encoding eIF5-mimic protein 2-B has protein sequence MSYQKQQKPTLTGQRFKTRKRDEKERFDPSQFQESIVQGLNQTGTDLEAVAKFLDSSGAKLDYRRYAETLFDILVAGGMLAPGGALSDDMTRTKYCVFTAQEDIKTMKAYAQVFNKLIRRYKYLEKGFEEEIKKLLLFLKGFSESERNKLAMLTGVLLGNGSLSAAILSSLFNDNLVKEGVSPAFAVKLFKSWISEKDINSVAGSLRKVSMDNRLMELFPVNKRSYEHFSRYFTGAGLKEISDFARNQQSLGARKELQKELQEQISLGVSFKEIIDYCKEEMKRSSISEQLMIGIMWTSLMSDVEWNKKEELVTEQAIKHLKQHSPLLKAFSTQAQSELSLLQRIQEFCYDNIHFMKTFQKMVLLLYKVDVLSEEAVLKWFTEAHLAKGKSVFLEQMKTFVEWLKNAEEESESEEESD, from the exons ATGAAAAGGAGAGATTTGACCCTTCACAGTTTCAAGAGAGCATTGTACAAGGACTAAACCAAACTGGCACTGATTTAGAGGCCGTTGCCAAGTTCCTCGATTCCTCTGGAGCCAAGCTTGATTATCGGCGCTATGCAGAAACGCTGTTCGACATCCTGGTGGCTGGTGGAATGCTGG CTCCGGGAGGTGCCTTATCCGACGACATGACCCGGACTAAGTACTGTGTGTTCACTGCACAAGAAGACATTAAGACCATGAAGGCGTATGCTCAG gtTTTTAACAAGTTAATCAGGCGTTACAAATACCTGGAGAAGGGATTTGAAGAGGAGATTAAGaag TTGCTCCTGTTTTTAAAAGGGTTCAGCGAGTCTGAGCGAAACAAGCTGGCCATGCTGACGGGTGTTTTACTGGGCAACGGGAGTCTGTCTGCAGCCATCCTCAGCAGCCTCTTCAATGACAACCTGGTGAAAGAAG GTGTGTCTCcggcctttgctgtgaagctgtTCAAGTCATGGATCAGTGAGAAGGACATTAACTCAGTCGCTGGCAGTCTGCGTAAGGTCAGCATGGACAACCGGCTGATG GAGCTGTTTCCAGTTAACAAGCGAAGCTATGAGCACTTCTCCAGATACTTCACTGGCGCTGGCCTGAAGGAGATCTCTGACTTTGCACGCAACCAGCAGTCATTGGGCGCTCGCAAGGAGCTTCAGAAAGAGCTCCAGGAGCAGATCTCTCTGGGCGTTTCTTTTAAAGAG ATCATTGACTACTGTAAGGAGGAAATGAAGAGGAGCAGCATCTCTGAGCAGCTGATGATCGGGATCATGTGGACCAGTCTGATGAGCGATGTGGAGTGGAATAAGAAAGAGGAGCTGGTCACCGAACAGGCCATCAAACACCTGAAG CAACACAGTCCTCTTCTGAAGGCCTTCAGCACACAGGCTCAGTCTGAGCTCTCGCTGCTGCAGAGGATCCAGGAGTTCTGCTACGATAATATCCACTTCATGAAGACCTTCCAGAAGATGGTCCTGCTGCTCTATAAAG TGGATGTGTTGAGTGAAGAGGCTGTTCTGAAGTGGTTCACTGAAGCTCATCTGGCCAAAGGGAAGAGTGTGTTCCTGGAGCAGATGAAGACGTTCGTGGAGTGGCTGAAGAACGCTGAAGAGG AGTCCGAGTCTGAGGAGGAGTCTGACTGA